Proteins encoded in a region of the Stieleria neptunia genome:
- a CDS encoding MBOAT family O-acyltransferase: protein MQFTQIEFLIFLGLILLAVWRCRTRVPRNLILLAASYYFYSYWDYRFCGLLLLSTAVDFFVARRISNAVASRGKRAWLCVSLGVNLGVLGFFKYFNFFIESATPLIESAGLNAGTLNIILPVGISFYTFQTLSYTIDVYRGKIRPTDSLLDFALYVAFFPQLVAGPIVRASELLPQLSRRPNWSSRRFYGGFQLALCGLVKKVLLADRLGEVVDVVFAAPQLYGGLTVWLAVIGYAGQIYYDFSGYTDIAIGVAKMLGYRFPKNFRHPYLATSVADFWHRWHMTLSRWLRDYLYIPLGGSRCGGFRTNVNLIITMVLGGLWHGAAWTFVLWGLWHGTALVCERELRRRYELRKAVWLGRLSTFLVVVFGWVLFRSTSLDQFASITRQMLFQSPGMDWYPPLAIAAIGIMVLEHAAWTTRMRIAMRLRAERWYTPIVTTVMIWCLVLYAPRGFTPFVYFQF, encoded by the coding sequence ATGCAGTTCACGCAGATCGAGTTTCTGATCTTTTTGGGATTGATCCTGTTGGCCGTGTGGCGGTGTCGCACGCGGGTGCCGCGCAATCTGATTCTGCTTGCGGCAAGCTACTACTTTTATTCGTACTGGGACTACCGTTTTTGTGGGCTGTTGTTGTTGTCAACGGCAGTCGACTTCTTTGTGGCTCGGCGGATTTCCAACGCGGTCGCGTCTCGGGGCAAGCGAGCGTGGTTGTGCGTCAGTCTTGGCGTCAACCTGGGCGTGCTGGGCTTCTTCAAGTACTTCAATTTCTTTATCGAATCCGCGACACCGTTGATCGAATCGGCCGGTCTGAACGCGGGCACGTTGAACATCATCTTGCCGGTCGGCATTTCGTTTTACACCTTCCAGACGCTCAGCTACACGATCGACGTTTATCGTGGAAAGATCCGCCCGACCGATTCGCTGCTCGATTTTGCGTTGTATGTCGCGTTCTTTCCCCAGTTGGTCGCCGGACCGATCGTGCGCGCCAGTGAATTGTTGCCCCAGCTATCGCGGCGTCCGAACTGGTCGTCGCGGCGTTTTTATGGCGGATTTCAATTGGCGCTTTGTGGGTTGGTCAAGAAAGTGCTTTTGGCGGACCGCTTGGGCGAAGTCGTCGATGTCGTGTTCGCGGCCCCGCAGCTCTACGGCGGACTGACCGTCTGGCTGGCGGTGATCGGATACGCGGGACAGATCTACTATGATTTTTCCGGCTACACCGATATCGCGATTGGTGTGGCGAAGATGCTGGGCTATCGATTTCCTAAGAACTTTCGACACCCCTACTTGGCGACCAGCGTCGCCGATTTTTGGCACCGCTGGCACATGACGCTTTCACGTTGGCTGCGTGACTACCTGTACATTCCGCTGGGAGGCAGTCGTTGTGGCGGGTTTCGTACGAACGTCAATTTGATCATCACGATGGTGCTGGGCGGGCTGTGGCACGGGGCGGCATGGACGTTTGTGCTGTGGGGGCTGTGGCATGGCACGGCGCTGGTTTGCGAACGCGAGCTGCGCCGGCGTTATGAGTTGCGCAAGGCCGTGTGGCTGGGACGGCTGTCGACGTTCTTGGTCGTCGTTTTCGGCTGGGTGCTGTTTCGCAGCACCTCGCTGGACCAATTTGCGTCCATCACGCGGCAAATGCTATTTCAGTCACCGGGGATGGATTGGTATCCGCCGTTGGCGATCGCGGCGATCGGGATCATGGTGCTCGAACACGCCGCCTGGACCACTCGAATGAGAATCGCGATGCGTTTGCGGGCCGAACGCTGGTACACACCGATCGTGACGACCGTGATGATCTGGTGCTTGGTCCTGTACGCGCCGCGGGGCTTTACCCCGTTCGTGTACTTTCAATTTTGA
- a CDS encoding SGNH/GDSL hydrolase family protein: MLRRWFVGMLLGTALVAVTSPWFVRSYVPRIDDPTRGVAVLQPGSNYRWRSEGYATTQIGPLGMPGKVALDRDDRGGLRLALWGDSQAEGVCVDDRDKIAAQVARLSSDPIHVYPFARSGDDCNDWIAQIATLSDNDAVGIDAHVFLVAEWSDWTVEIGGVDDGLNPSRSKISEMFPAFLIQAARNLVTTGDGTTRRRLRFRPGPLHGPRGPTASGQSQSSRARVSNATLADRFSRQLERLHQQCDAPCIFVYAPLIPAIIDGETKFDDPNQELFERFRRQCADHGFDVLDARDAMNAAAHAGDWPRGFHNGQFGVGHYNATGNRIIAEQLLKIPGRLAPGGRPVPNDSAKD, from the coding sequence ATGCTGCGTCGATGGTTCGTCGGGATGCTGCTGGGAACCGCTTTGGTGGCCGTCACTTCACCCTGGTTCGTGCGCAGCTACGTGCCACGCATCGACGACCCGACGCGTGGAGTCGCGGTGCTGCAACCGGGATCGAATTACCGTTGGCGTAGTGAAGGGTATGCGACAACGCAGATCGGACCGTTGGGGATGCCGGGAAAAGTGGCGTTGGATCGCGATGATCGCGGCGGACTGCGTCTGGCGCTCTGGGGAGACTCCCAGGCCGAAGGGGTTTGTGTCGATGATCGAGACAAGATCGCGGCCCAGGTCGCACGATTGTCTTCCGATCCGATCCACGTCTATCCGTTCGCGCGCAGCGGCGACGACTGCAACGACTGGATTGCACAGATCGCAACGTTGAGTGACAACGATGCGGTCGGAATTGACGCGCATGTCTTCCTGGTTGCCGAGTGGTCCGACTGGACGGTGGAGATCGGTGGCGTGGACGATGGGTTGAATCCATCGCGATCCAAAATCAGCGAGATGTTTCCCGCCTTCCTGATTCAAGCGGCGCGCAACCTCGTCACGACCGGCGACGGAACGACGCGTCGTCGGCTGAGGTTTCGCCCCGGTCCGCTCCACGGGCCACGCGGCCCCACCGCGTCCGGCCAGTCCCAGTCGTCCCGTGCGAGGGTATCCAATGCAACGTTGGCAGATCGATTCTCCCGTCAGTTGGAACGGCTGCATCAACAATGCGACGCGCCGTGCATCTTTGTCTACGCGCCGTTGATTCCCGCGATCATCGATGGTGAAACCAAGTTCGATGACCCGAATCAGGAGTTGTTTGAACGATTCCGCCGCCAGTGTGCGGATCATGGTTTTGACGTTCTCGACGCGCGAGACGCGATGAACGCGGCGGCCCACGCGGGCGATTGGCCACGAGGATTTCACAACGGCCAATTCGGGGTGGGGCATTACAACGCGACTGGGAACCGAATCATTGCGGAACAGTTGTTGAAGATTCCCGGTAGGCTGGCGCCGGGCGGTCGGCCTGTCCCCAACGATTCGGCGAAGGACTGA
- a CDS encoding rhomboid family intramembrane serine protease, which translates to MIIPYSTDAPLYHLPWVTGSLIVANIAVFFATTFQVFIGTWEPEQIDWLLIQFNQINPLQWLTGSFMHFDPFHLMGNMFFLFCFGLVVEGKVGNRRFLAIYLLSCALIGAVVQIPMFLMGSEEAAGGASGAISTLMVIALIWAPENEISIFYFFFPFVGTAEPRIVTICVFFIGLDVLSVVFSGFAMSGAMGHVIGALMGFPIGIYFLRTDEVDCEGWDAISRNDWLQQYPLLYGEKQRKRDRDKHDEIENPVEKALQVTGGDVSKSQWIGLASTKRKPKTPSRSPVAPAAAAKRKTRKKKRQTSEVSPERVAEKCQAHPEFNRLAYVLRQSLQTNNLPAAQQAFLRLDTLKVGAGLGETTLMRYASDLCTQKQWVNAIRPLAIVVEKQGLLADDACLRLAQIQLRVLQRRDHAIATLEKIVAPEDQLIDAEKKERLRKRDELLSLARGG; encoded by the coding sequence ATGATCATCCCTTACAGCACCGACGCGCCTCTCTATCACCTGCCTTGGGTCACGGGCAGTTTGATCGTCGCGAACATCGCCGTGTTCTTTGCAACCACCTTCCAGGTCTTTATCGGCACCTGGGAACCGGAGCAGATTGATTGGTTGTTGATTCAATTCAACCAAATCAATCCGCTCCAGTGGCTGACGGGCAGCTTCATGCACTTTGACCCGTTCCATCTGATGGGCAACATGTTCTTCTTGTTCTGCTTCGGTCTGGTGGTCGAAGGCAAAGTCGGAAATCGTCGGTTCTTGGCCATCTATCTGCTGTCCTGTGCGTTGATCGGTGCAGTGGTGCAGATACCGATGTTCTTGATGGGCAGCGAAGAAGCGGCCGGTGGTGCGTCGGGGGCGATCTCGACCTTGATGGTGATCGCACTGATTTGGGCGCCGGAGAACGAGATCAGTATCTTTTACTTCTTCTTTCCTTTCGTTGGGACGGCCGAACCACGCATCGTGACGATCTGCGTGTTTTTTATCGGCCTGGATGTCCTCTCCGTCGTGTTCAGCGGGTTTGCGATGTCGGGCGCCATGGGCCACGTGATCGGTGCCTTGATGGGGTTTCCGATCGGAATCTACTTTCTGAGAACCGACGAAGTGGATTGCGAAGGCTGGGACGCCATTTCTCGCAACGATTGGTTGCAGCAATACCCTTTGCTGTACGGCGAAAAGCAACGAAAACGCGATCGCGACAAGCATGACGAAATTGAAAACCCGGTCGAGAAGGCGTTGCAGGTGACCGGCGGCGATGTTTCGAAAAGTCAATGGATCGGCCTGGCATCGACCAAGCGGAAACCCAAAACGCCATCACGCTCCCCCGTCGCACCGGCCGCTGCGGCGAAAAGGAAGACGCGCAAAAAGAAGCGGCAGACATCCGAAGTGTCGCCGGAACGCGTGGCCGAGAAGTGTCAGGCCCACCCCGAATTCAATCGCCTGGCCTACGTGCTCCGTCAGAGTCTGCAAACGAACAATTTGCCGGCGGCGCAGCAGGCGTTCTTGCGGCTGGACACGCTTAAAGTCGGCGCGGGTTTAGGCGAGACGACGTTGATGCGATACGCATCGGATCTTTGCACGCAAAAACAGTGGGTCAACGCAATTCGCCCGCTCGCCATCGTGGTGGAAAAACAAGGTTTGCTGGCCGACGACGCTTGCCTGCGGCTGGCACAGATTCAATTGCGAGTGCTGCAGCGCCGCGACCACGCCATCGCGACGCTGGAAAAGATCGTGGCACCGGAAGACCAATTGATCGACGCAGAAAAGAAAGAACGATTGCGCAAACGCGACGAACTACTCAGCCTGGCCCGCGGCGGGTAG